Proteins encoded together in one Aeromonas encheleia window:
- a CDS encoding trans-sulfuration enzyme family protein, with protein sequence MKFKTMSVHSGQRIDPQTGALTTPLYQSSTFSYVNAQAGKERFAGQAPGFIYSRFGNPTTAELEQKLAALEGADEALVLASGMAAVSAILYALADSGDEVAYIGPLYGGTDAFLKQTFSRAGIRVSAYDSDQDLLANISPATKVVLFETLTNPTLKVVDPRVVVEAARKVSAISVCDNTFLTPYLLRPLELGIDVVMHSGTKYLGGHGDIIAGVVAGRHELMKTIRTVALKHIGSPIGPQEAYLLQRGVKTLPLRMDAHLHNAQRVADFLAAHPAVKKVIYPGLASHPGHDALGAFASGFGGMVSIELEGGFKRCATLLDNLQLFVQAVSLGDLESLACHPASTTHAAMDEASRLAAGVNDDLIRFSIGVEDADDLIADLAAALAIS encoded by the coding sequence ATGAAATTCAAGACCATGAGCGTGCACAGCGGCCAGCGGATCGATCCCCAGACCGGCGCCCTCACCACCCCGCTCTACCAGAGCAGCACCTTCAGCTACGTCAACGCCCAGGCGGGCAAGGAGCGGTTCGCTGGCCAGGCCCCCGGCTTCATCTACAGCCGCTTCGGCAACCCCACCACCGCCGAGCTGGAGCAAAAACTCGCGGCGCTGGAGGGGGCCGACGAGGCGCTGGTGCTGGCGAGCGGCATGGCAGCGGTGAGCGCCATCCTCTATGCCCTGGCAGACAGCGGCGATGAGGTGGCCTACATAGGCCCGCTCTACGGCGGCACCGATGCCTTCCTCAAGCAGACCTTCAGCCGCGCCGGCATCAGGGTCTCCGCCTACGACAGCGATCAGGATCTCTTGGCCAACATCAGCCCCGCCACCAAGGTGGTGCTGTTCGAAACGCTGACCAACCCCACCCTCAAGGTGGTGGATCCGCGGGTGGTGGTCGAGGCGGCCCGCAAGGTGAGCGCCATCAGCGTCTGTGACAACACCTTCCTCACCCCCTATCTGCTGCGCCCCCTGGAGCTTGGCATCGATGTCGTGATGCACAGTGGCACCAAGTACCTGGGCGGCCATGGCGACATCATCGCCGGGGTGGTGGCCGGCCGCCACGAACTGATGAAAACCATTCGTACAGTGGCACTCAAGCACATCGGCTCCCCCATAGGGCCGCAGGAGGCCTACCTGCTGCAACGGGGGGTCAAGACACTGCCGCTGCGCATGGATGCCCATCTGCACAACGCCCAGAGAGTCGCCGACTTCCTCGCCGCCCACCCGGCGGTGAAGAAGGTGATCTACCCGGGACTCGCCAGCCACCCGGGTCACGACGCCCTCGGCGCCTTCGCCAGCGGCTTCGGCGGCATGGTGAGCATAGAGCTGGAGGGGGGATTCAAGCGCTGCGCCACCCTGCTCGACAACCTGCAGTTGTTCGTGCAGGCGGTGAGCCTCGGCGATCTCGAGAGCCTGGCCTGCCACCCGGCCAGCACCACCCACGCCGCCATGGACGAGGCGAGCCGGCTGGCGGCCGGGGTGAATGATGATCTCATCCGCTTCAGCATAGGGGTGGAGGATGCCGACGATCTGATCGCCGATCTGGCGGCGGCCCTGGCCATCAGTTGA
- a CDS encoding NAD(P)-dependent oxidoreductase: MKIALIGASGFVGTAILNNAINRGHSVTAIVRDLSKIKPHPLVTAVAVDAQDPQALAEVLKGHDRVISAYNPGWAAPDIHDQYLKGAKAIIAAAVTAHSWLLVVGGAGSLEIAPGVQLVDTPDFPAEWKQGALAARDGLTALRRETALDWRFVSPPVFLEPGEKRGGYRLGDDRVLFSGDQPAGITVGDLADGILDEVEKPAHLRQRFTLGY, from the coding sequence ATGAAAATTGCCCTGATCGGTGCCAGCGGTTTTGTCGGTACAGCCATCCTCAACAACGCCATCAACCGTGGCCACAGCGTCACCGCCATCGTCCGTGATCTCAGCAAGATCAAGCCCCACCCGCTGGTCACCGCCGTCGCCGTGGATGCCCAGGACCCGCAGGCACTGGCCGAGGTGCTCAAGGGGCACGACAGGGTGATCAGCGCCTACAACCCGGGCTGGGCCGCGCCCGACATCCATGATCAGTACCTCAAGGGAGCCAAGGCCATCATAGCGGCGGCCGTGACCGCCCACAGCTGGCTGCTGGTGGTCGGCGGCGCCGGCAGCCTGGAGATAGCCCCCGGGGTGCAGCTGGTAGATACCCCGGACTTCCCGGCCGAGTGGAAGCAGGGCGCCCTGGCGGCCCGCGACGGTCTCACCGCCCTGCGCCGTGAAACCGCCCTCGACTGGCGCTTCGTCTCTCCGCCGGTGTTCCTCGAGCCCGGCGAGAAGCGCGGTGGCTATCGACTCGGGGACGATCGGGTGCTGTTTAGCGGCGACCAGCCTGCCGGGATCACGGTGGGGGATCTGGCCGATGGGATCCTCGACGAAGTGGAGAAGCCGGCCCACCTGCGCCAGCGCTTTACCCTGGGCTACTGA
- the folD gene encoding bifunctional methylenetetrahydrofolate dehydrogenase/methenyltetrahydrofolate cyclohydrolase FolD: MSAKIIDGKQVAQTIRSQVAAKVQQRLALGKRAPGLAVILVGMDPASQVYVGSKRRACEEVGFVSRSYDLSATASQAELLALIDRLNEDAEVDGILVQLPLPAHCDTTQVLERIRPDKDVDGFHPYNVGRLAQRIPALRPCTPKGIMTLIEATGVKTHGLHAVVVGASNIVGRPMTLELLLAGCTTTTCHRFTQDLETQVRRADLLVVAVGKPNFIPGEWIKPGALVIDVGINRLADGSLVGDVEFETARSHAAFITPVPGGVGPMTVASLMENTLSACQDYHDA, translated from the coding sequence ATGTCTGCCAAAATCATTGATGGAAAACAGGTTGCGCAAACGATTCGCAGTCAGGTCGCTGCGAAGGTCCAACAGCGGTTGGCCTTGGGCAAGCGGGCGCCGGGGTTGGCGGTGATCTTGGTCGGGATGGATCCGGCCTCTCAGGTCTATGTCGGCAGCAAGCGCCGCGCCTGTGAAGAGGTGGGCTTTGTCTCCCGCTCCTATGACTTGAGTGCCACCGCGAGTCAGGCAGAGTTGCTGGCCTTGATCGATCGGCTCAATGAGGACGCAGAAGTGGATGGGATCCTGGTGCAATTGCCCCTGCCGGCCCATTGCGACACGACCCAGGTGCTGGAGCGCATTCGTCCCGACAAGGATGTGGATGGCTTCCACCCCTATAACGTGGGCCGCTTGGCACAACGCATCCCGGCGCTGCGCCCCTGCACCCCCAAGGGCATCATGACCCTGATCGAGGCGACCGGGGTCAAGACCCACGGCCTGCATGCGGTGGTGGTCGGTGCTTCCAATATCGTGGGACGTCCTATGACCCTGGAGCTGCTGCTGGCGGGCTGCACCACCACCACCTGCCATCGCTTCACCCAGGATCTGGAGACCCAGGTTCGCCGCGCCGATCTGCTGGTGGTGGCGGTGGGCAAGCCGAACTTCATTCCCGGTGAATGGATCAAGCCGGGCGCCTTGGTGATCGACGTGGGCATCAACCGCCTGGCCGACGGCTCCCTGGTCGGGGATGTGGAGTTTGAAACGGCGCGCAGCCACGCCGCCTTCATCACACCGGTACCCGGTGGGGTGGGCCCCATGACGGTGGCCAGCCTGATGGAGAACACCCTGAGCGCCTGTCAGGACTATCACGACGCCTGA
- a CDS encoding LysR family transcriptional regulator, which yields MEQLRRYAIFAAVVEAGSMTGAAKALGMTPSAVSQHISQLESLLGLSLLHRSTRRLNLTEAGEVVWQGCQSLQQTLNQTELRLSEVRDSLLGEVRITAPVGMAGQPLARALSPLLQAHPGLCIQIIADDEKRDLIKDRIDVALRVGSLSDSSLVARRLGQTRMLLCASPAYLARKGSPRSPADLLAHDWLAAEMQSGGLTLFDEKGQGHRVKPKPRVLCINVLPLRQFTLAGQGVSLQPEGEIAEDLALGRLLELLPGYRVAPMEIHAITPQREILEKVRRVIDALRSHFAEGQGAASSRPL from the coding sequence ATGGAACAGCTCAGACGCTACGCCATCTTCGCCGCCGTGGTGGAGGCGGGCAGCATGACGGGGGCCGCCAAGGCCCTCGGCATGACCCCCTCCGCCGTCAGCCAGCACATCAGCCAGCTGGAGAGCCTGCTCGGCCTCAGCCTGCTGCACCGCTCCACCCGCCGGCTCAACCTGACCGAGGCGGGGGAGGTGGTGTGGCAGGGATGCCAGTCGCTGCAACAGACCCTGAACCAGACCGAGTTGCGGCTCTCGGAGGTGCGCGACAGCCTGCTCGGCGAGGTGCGGATCACCGCGCCGGTGGGCATGGCGGGCCAGCCGCTGGCCCGGGCCCTGTCGCCGCTGCTGCAGGCCCATCCCGGCCTCTGCATCCAGATCATCGCCGACGACGAGAAGCGGGATCTCATCAAGGATCGCATCGACGTGGCGCTGCGGGTCGGCAGCCTGTCCGACTCCAGCCTGGTGGCGCGCAGATTGGGGCAGACCCGCATGTTGCTGTGCGCCTCGCCCGCCTATCTGGCGCGCAAGGGCAGCCCGCGCAGCCCGGCCGATCTGCTGGCCCACGATTGGCTGGCGGCGGAGATGCAGAGCGGGGGGCTGACCCTGTTCGATGAGAAGGGGCAGGGGCACAGGGTCAAGCCCAAGCCACGGGTGCTGTGCATCAACGTCTTGCCGCTGCGCCAGTTCACCCTGGCGGGGCAGGGGGTGTCGCTGCAACCCGAGGGGGAGATCGCCGAGGATCTGGCCCTTGGTCGCCTGCTGGAGCTGCTGCCCGGCTACCGGGTGGCGCCGATGGAGATCCACGCCATCACCCCCCAGCGGGAGATCCTGGAGAAGGTGCGGCGGGTGATCGATGCCCTGCGCAGCCACTTCGCCGAGGGGCAGGGCGCCGCCTCATCCCGCCCGCTATGA
- a CDS encoding isopenicillin N synthase family dioxygenase produces the protein MEHSSLPIIDYAALGGAPEARRQMLAKLGQAAREVGFFYLTGHGLSEAQQKETLALAARFFALPEQQKRAVQMVHSPHFRGYNQVGAELTRARPDRREQFDIMGEAAALNPDDISQPWQRLIGPNQWPAALPGMKDQLLAWQARLTDITLNLLSAFAEVLEQPQGVFDASIAGGPYQHMKLIHYPGREAGGSAQGVGAHKDPGYLTLVMQDDHSGLEVESAAGWIPAPPLPGALVVNIGELLELASNGYLKATLHRVQSPPPGVSRLSCAFFMAARLDATVPRLSLSPALALAAQAEGPESDPANPLFYQVGENVLKGRLRSHPDVAARHYASEQTQNTVRREPEPA, from the coding sequence ATGGAACATTCATCACTGCCAATCATCGACTATGCCGCCCTGGGTGGCGCCCCCGAGGCTCGTCGCCAGATGCTGGCCAAGCTGGGCCAGGCGGCACGAGAGGTGGGCTTCTTCTATCTGACCGGCCATGGTCTGAGCGAGGCGCAGCAGAAAGAGACCCTGGCGCTGGCGGCCCGCTTCTTCGCCCTGCCCGAGCAGCAGAAGCGCGCGGTGCAGATGGTGCACAGCCCCCATTTTCGCGGCTACAACCAGGTAGGTGCCGAGTTGACCCGGGCCCGGCCGGATCGGCGCGAGCAGTTCGATATCATGGGGGAGGCAGCGGCGCTCAATCCAGACGACATTAGCCAACCCTGGCAGCGGCTGATCGGCCCCAACCAGTGGCCCGCCGCCCTGCCCGGGATGAAGGACCAGTTGCTGGCCTGGCAGGCACGCTTGACCGACATCACCCTCAACCTGCTCTCGGCCTTCGCCGAGGTGCTGGAACAGCCGCAGGGGGTGTTCGATGCCAGCATAGCCGGCGGCCCCTATCAGCACATGAAGCTCATCCACTATCCGGGGCGCGAGGCTGGCGGCAGCGCCCAGGGGGTCGGTGCCCACAAGGATCCGGGCTACCTGACCCTGGTGATGCAGGACGATCACTCCGGGCTCGAAGTGGAGAGCGCCGCGGGCTGGATCCCGGCGCCGCCCCTGCCGGGGGCCCTGGTGGTCAACATCGGCGAGCTGCTGGAGCTTGCCTCGAACGGCTACCTCAAGGCGACCCTGCATCGAGTACAGAGCCCGCCGCCCGGGGTATCGCGCCTCTCCTGCGCCTTCTTCATGGCGGCCAGACTCGATGCCACAGTGCCGCGGCTGAGCCTGTCGCCGGCGCTGGCGCTGGCGGCCCAGGCCGAGGGACCCGAGAGCGATCCCGCCAACCCGCTCTTCTATCAGGTTGGGGAGAACGTGCTCAAGGGGCGGCTGCGCTCCCACCCGGATGTGGCGGCCCGCCACTATGCTTCGGAGCAGACACAGAATACAGTGCGGCGGGAGCCCGAGCCGGCCTGA